TCGCCGGGGTCGCGTTGGCCGCGCGGGCGGTGGCCGGACTGGCTTTGGACGAGCCGGCCGAGGCCCTCGCGGCGGCGCGGCGGGCGTTGGCGGCGCTCGAGGCGGACGAGCAGGATGCGGGCGTCTGGCCGACCGACAGCGGCGTGGACCTCGCGGAGGTCAAGGTCGAGGCGCTCCTGAGCGCGCTGCGCGCCTCGTTCCTCCTCGACGAGCCCGTGGGCGCGGCGCGCTACGGGCAGGAGGCCCTCGCGCTCGCCGAGGCGAGCGGCCTGACGCGCCTCGCCGCGCGCGCTCACTCCGACCTCGCCGCCGTCTACGGCTCGCGCGACATCCTCGACGTCGCCTTGCGTCACCTCACGGCCGGCATCGCCGTGCTCGAGCAGGCCGGCCTCCCCGTGGCCCCCGCCCTCCTCAACAACCTCGGCAACGTCTACCGCGACACGAACAGGGTGGACGAGGCCCTCGCCTGCTTCACCAGGGCCAGGGAGGCGTTCCAGGAGGCAGGCGACCTGTTCGGCACGGCGCTCGCCCGGTCGAACGAGGGCGTCGCCTACATGCGCCAGCGGCGCTTCGGGTTCGCGGTGGAGGCCCTGGAACGCGCCCTCGTCGAGCTGGCCGAGGCGGGCAACCGCACCTACGCCGCCGCCACCCTCGCCAAGGTCGCCCAAGCGCACGGTCTGGCGGGCGACGAGCGCCTCGCCGACGAGAAGTTCTCCGAGGCGATCCAGGCCCTGCGCCCCGACCACGACCCGTGGGAGGCGGAAGTGCGGGACGCTTACGGCGAGCACTTGCTGAGCGCCGGGCGGCACTCCGAGGCCCTCGCCGAGTTCGAGCGCGCCGAGCGCCTGTACCGCGCCGCCGGCGCCCCCATCCCCGCGACCGGCCTCGGGCGGTCGCAGTCCGTCGCCCTCGCGGCCCTCGGGCGGTTCAAGGAGGCGTACGAGCGCCTGACCGACTACCTGGCCGAGCGCGAACGCGGCTCCGCCGATCGCAACGAGGTGCTCCTGCGCCTGCTGCTCGTGGAGTTCGAGGCCGGCCTCGGTTCGCACCACGAGCTCCATGTCGTAGCGCGGCAGGCGATCATCGAGGCGAACAGGGCCTTGCGGGAGCAGGCCATGAAGCTAGAGGGCCTCTCCATCACGGACGACCTGACGGAGCTCTTCAACCGTCGCTACTTCAGGCGCCGCTTGCAGGAGGAGTTGGTGCGCGCGCACCGGGACGGCTCGGAGGTCGTCGTGCTCCTGGCCGACGTCGATCACTTCAAGCACGTGAACGACAGCTACTCTCACACCGTCGGCGACGCGGTCCTCACGACGGTCGCGGGCATCCTGCGGCGCAACTTCCGCGCGTCGGACGTGGTGGCCAGGTGGGGCGGCGAGGAGTTCGCCGTGCTCATGCCGGGGACCACGAGGGTGACGGCGTTCGAGGTCGCCGAGCGCGCCAGGCGCGC
The Trueperaceae bacterium genome window above contains:
- a CDS encoding diguanylate cyclase; protein product: MLEDHTQAPRDEAAPVGLAAEAWSERSRGPRVALGLARDALDAGAAGTVAGVALAARAVAGLALDEPAEALAAARRALAALEADEQDAGVWPTDSGVDLAEVKVEALLSALRASFLLDEPVGAARYGQEALALAEASGLTRLAARAHSDLAAVYGSRDILDVALRHLTAGIAVLEQAGLPVAPALLNNLGNVYRDTNRVDEALACFTRAREAFQEAGDLFGTALARSNEGVAYMRQRRFGFAVEALERALVELAEAGNRTYAAATLAKVAQAHGLAGDERLADEKFSEAIQALRPDHDPWEAEVRDAYGEHLLSAGRHSEALAEFERAERLYRAAGAPIPATGLGRSQSVALAALGRFKEAYERLTDYLAERERGSADRNEVLLRLLLVEFEAGLGSHHELHVVARQAIIEANRALREQAMKLEGLSITDDLTELFNRRYFRRRLQEELVRAHRDGSEVVVLLADVDHFKHVNDSYSHTVGDAVLTTVAGILRRNFRASDVVARWGGEEFAVLMPGTTRVTAFEVAERARRAVAEHPWHDLAPGVAPGLALTVSIGLASTADLAGFASGDGHGDDEPAGRAPDTELQRLVDERLYLAKRGGRNRTVATGRED